One stretch of Halobacillus litoralis DNA includes these proteins:
- a CDS encoding ATP-binding cassette domain-containing protein produces MNGKIVVEHLSKTFKKGNVQAVKDVSFEVKEGEFFAFLGPNGAGKSTTVQILTTLINATSGKAEVAGHDVIREPESVRRYIGVALQETGVDPDLTGREMIELQANIFGFRKEEGKKRVQELLEIVQLTEAAERRIGNYSGGMRRRLDLALTLVNEPKILFLDEPTTGLDPSNRMAIWEELRRLNEEVGTTIFLTTQYLEEADSLAHRISIINDGEIVATGTPKELKAQIGNDLITLTLKDENQQSEAVGYLRGQMADVDVISRQNKVLIYVEEGTKQLLEVVRLFDQQGYEIEDIQLSSPTLDDIFLKITSEKKEGVRADGE; encoded by the coding sequence GTGAATGGGAAAATCGTTGTGGAACACCTATCAAAAACGTTCAAAAAAGGAAACGTACAAGCGGTAAAAGATGTCTCTTTTGAAGTAAAGGAAGGGGAATTCTTCGCTTTCTTAGGACCGAATGGAGCTGGAAAATCGACCACTGTTCAAATTTTGACGACACTCATCAACGCGACGTCTGGAAAGGCGGAAGTTGCAGGCCATGATGTCATTCGGGAACCGGAAAGTGTCAGACGTTATATAGGTGTAGCTTTGCAGGAAACAGGCGTGGATCCTGATTTGACAGGAAGAGAAATGATCGAGCTTCAAGCGAATATTTTCGGATTCCGTAAAGAAGAAGGGAAAAAGAGGGTGCAGGAGCTGTTGGAGATCGTGCAGCTGACGGAAGCGGCGGAACGTAGGATCGGCAATTATTCGGGTGGGATGCGCAGGCGTCTCGATCTCGCTCTAACGCTCGTCAATGAACCGAAGATTCTTTTTCTCGATGAACCGACGACAGGACTTGATCCTTCGAACCGGATGGCGATCTGGGAGGAACTGCGTCGGCTGAACGAAGAAGTGGGGACTACGATTTTTCTTACCACTCAGTACTTAGAGGAAGCCGATTCGCTTGCCCATCGCATCAGCATCATCAATGATGGGGAAATTGTTGCGACAGGCACGCCGAAAGAGTTGAAAGCTCAAATTGGGAATGATCTGATCACACTTACATTGAAAGATGAAAATCAGCAATCTGAAGCAGTAGGGTACTTACGAGGACAAATGGCGGATGTTGACGTGATCAGTCGCCAGAATAAGGTTCTCATTTACGTGGAAGAAGGGACGAAACAATTGCTTGAAGTTGTCCGTTTGTTTGATCAGCAAGGCTATGAAATTGAGGATATCCAACTTTCATCTCCAACCTTGGATGATATTTTCTTGAAAATTACGAGTGAGAAAAAGGAAGGGGTGAGAGCAGATGGGGAATAA